In a single window of the Antedon mediterranea chromosome 1, ecAntMedi1.1, whole genome shotgun sequence genome:
- the LOC140057587 gene encoding mRNA turnover protein 4 homolog, translating into MPKSKRDKRISLTNTKKKGLELKQKLIQEIQESVDKFSRIFLFSVDNMRNVKLKEVRDRWRHSRFFFGKNKVMSVALGRTPEDEYRENLHELSKKLMGNVGLLFTNEKKDDVIRWFEDFQDPDYARTGNKALFNYELDQGPLSQFPHSLEPQLRQLGLPTTLKKGVIHLIDNHTVCKEGQMLTPEQARILKLFGQQMVDFKILLKCMWSNDGAFEELKQKDDMVTESIEEDDDVK; encoded by the exons atgccAAAATCAAAACGTGATAAACGAA tttctcttacaaatacaaaaaagaaaGGTTTAGAACTAAAGCAAAAATTAATTCAAGAG atcCAAGAATCTGTTGATAAATTCTcaagaatatttttattttctgttgatAATATgagaaatgtaaaactaaaaGAAGTACGAGACAGATGGAGGCATAGCAG ATTCTTCTTCGGTAAAAACAAAGTGATGTCTGTCGCGCTTGGTCGAACACCAGAAGATGAATACAGAGAAAACTTACATGAGCTTAGCAAGAAGTTGATGGGAAATGTTGGGCTACTGTTTACAAATGAGAAAAAAGATGATGTTATTAG GTGGTTTGAAGACTTCCAAGATCCAGACTATGCAAGGACCGGCAACAAAGCACTGTTTAATTATGAACTCGACCAGGGTCCTCTCAGCCAGTTTCCACACTCTCTAGAACCTCAGCTGCGGCAGCTAGGACTGCCTACAACACTTAAAAAAG gTGTTATTCATCTTATTGACAACCACACAGTATGCAAAGAAGGTCAAATGTTGACCCCGGAGCAAGCAAGGATATTG AAACTTTTCGGGCAGCAAATGGTCGACTTTAAAATCTTACTTAAGTGTATGTGGTCCAACGATGGAGCCTTTGAAGAGTTGAAACAAAAAGATGATATGGTAACAGAATCTATTGAAGAAGACgatgatgtaaaataa
- the LOC140057579 gene encoding epidermal retinol dehydrogenase 2-like translates to MLRFVASKLQEFYHHNKQSNSQTFGSMPFLKCITFVIELFVLFQRIWFAVFRVIWRMFFSAPLKNVDGENVLVTGAANGLGRLLSLAFAQLGANLILIDIDEDGLRDTEKAVKYFGKKVRIYVCDLSQRSDIYRTVSEIQNDFAGVDFIVNNAGIVSGTNFLECPDENLAKIFEVNTLAYMWITKAFLPSMLARNHGHIVNIASTSGYIGSNGLIDYCTSKFATVGFSESIQCELRKVRRTGVKVTIVAPSYFKSGMFAGCTSRFPRPLHLDSAVTKIMKGILRNEEVIFVPWYMQYMPLLKALLPVRALFAILDFIGTTNFMSGYKEKEQ, encoded by the exons ATGTTACGTTTTGTCGCCTCAAAATTGCAAGAATTTTATCATCACAACAAACAATCAAATTCGCAAACATTTGGCTCAATGCCTTTCTTAAAGTGTATTACCTTTGTAATTgaattgtttgtattatttcaaCGAATTTGGTTTGCTGTATTTAGGGTTATATGGAGGATGTTTTTCTCAGCCCCATTAAAAAATGTAGACGGAGAAAATGTGTTAGTGACAGGGGCAGCGAATGGTCTTGGCCGACTACTGTCACTGGCGTTTGCACAACTTGGGGCTAACTTGATACTTATAGACATTGATGAAGACGGGCTTCGAGATACAGAAAAAGCAGTAAAATATTTTGGGAAAAAAGTTCGTATTTACGTGTGTGATCTTAGTCAGAGAAGTGACATTTATAGGACAGTTTCAGAAATTCAAAACGACTTTGCTGGTGTTGATTTTATTGTAAACAATGCGGGTATTGTGAGTGGAACAAACTTTCTAGAATGCCCGGATGAGAATCTTGCAAAAATATTTGAAGTCAACACATTAGCTTATATGTGG aTAACAAAGGCGTTTCTTCCTAGCATGTTAGCCCGAAATCACGGTCACATTGTCAACATTGCGAGTACGTCTGGCTACATTGGGAGCAATGGATTAATAGACTATTGCACTAGTAAATTTGCAACTGTTGGGTTCTCAGAATCGATACAATGTGAGTTGCGAAAGGTACGGAGAACAGGTGTCAAGGTGACGATTGTTGCTCCATCATATTTCAAGTCAGGGATGTTTGCTGGTTGCACCTCCAG aTTTCCGAGACCACTTCATCTAGACTCAGCGGTCACTAAAATAATGAAAGGTATCCTAAGAAATGAAGAAGTTATATTTGTACCATGGTACATGCAATATATGCCACTTCTCAAAGC ACTTCTTCCTGTTCGGGCATTATTTGCGATTCTTGATTTCATCGGCACAACCAATTTCATGAGTGGCTACAAGGAAAAAGAGCAATGA
- the LOC140057613 gene encoding myotubularin-related protein 9-like isoform X1, whose product MFCSKEFHAMEFVEFIKTPKVDNVVLHKRYQPRVEGTLCLTGHHLILSSRKTNTEELWLLHSNIDAIEKKLIGSMGQLTIKCKNFKVIQLDIPNVDDCLNVVSSIESLSNIETISMMYPFFYRPMSTEKTENGWEAYLPEIEFNKMDKDVWRLSTVNQSYQVCKTYPHAVVVPKTITDDMLKQSASFRHGGRFPVLSYYHKSNKTSLLRSSQPLTGQSDKRCKDDEKLLNACLDTSHRGYIIDTRSQNASLASRTKGGGFESESNYSQWRRINKPLEKYSNLQESFVKLLEACRDRGCSMDKWLTRLESCSWLDHVKELLTTSCLTAQCVDKEGACVLVHGSEGLDATLQITSLAQVILDPDCRTMRGFQALIEREWIQAGHPFTSRCYKSAFNPAKFKFVGPVFLLFLDCVHQIHEQFPCSFEFSDRFLIFLFEHAYASQYGTFLCNNDAERMKVKLPTKTMSLWSYVNKPNILETFLNPLYQPNNAVLWPSVAAQSLTLWSSLFQRWELDSRPFDDAYMEIGKIREQDKTLKSQVQWLRRELAELQKEALHRGLISE is encoded by the exons ATGTTTTGTT cCAAAGAATTCCATGCCATGGAGTTTGTTGAGTTTATCAAAACGCCAAAAGTCGACAACGTCGTACTACACAAGCGATATCAGCCACGGGTCGAGGGAACGCTATGCCTCACTGGTCACCATCTTATTCTGTCATCAAGAAAAACAAACACAGAGGAACTCTGG CTTCTTCATAGCAATATTGATGCCATAGAAAAGAAGTTAATAGGGTCAATGGGTCAGCTGACCATCAAGTGCAAGAACTTTAAGGTCATTCAATTGGACATTCCAAATGTTGACGACTGTCTCAATGTGGTCAGTTCTATAGAATCACTCTCCAATATTG aaacTATAAGTATGATGTATCCATTCTTCTATCGTCCAATGAGTACAGAGAAAACTGAAAATGGTTGGGAAGCATACTTACCAGAGATTGAATTTAACAAGATGGACAAAGATGTGTGGCGGCTTAGCACTGTTAACCAATCATATCag gtaTGTAAAACATACCCCCATGCAGTAGTTGTACCCAAGACAATCACGGACGATATGTTGAAGCAGTCTGCTAGTTTTAGACATGGAGGGCGCTTTCCTGTGTTAAGTTATTATCACAAGAGTAATAAG aCAAGTTTGTTGAGATCTAGTCAGCCATTAACAGGCCAGAGTGATAAAAGGTGTAAAGATGACGAGAAACTGCTAAATGCGTGCCTCGACACTAGTCACCGTGGTTACATCATCGATACACGGTCACAAAATGCATCATTAGCATCTAGAACAAAAG gTGGAGGATTTGAGTCGGAATCAAATTATTCCCAGTGGAGAAGAATCAATAAACCCCTGGAAAAGTATTCAAATCTACAAGAAAGCTTTGTCAAGCTACTGGAag CATGTCGGGATAGGGGTTGTTCAATGGATAAGTGGCTGACGAGGTTAGAATCATGTAGTTGGCTAGATCATGTGAAGGAGTTACTGACAACGTCTTGTCTAACTGCCCAGTGTGTGGACAAAGAAG GTGCTTGTGTGCTAGTGCACGGCTCAGAAGGCCTAGATGCTACCTTACAAATAACATCACTAGCTCAAGTGATTCTTGACCCAGATTGCCGAACTATGCGAGG attCCAGGCTTTGATAGAAAGGGAGTGGATTCAAGCAGGCCATCCCTTCACAAGTCGCTGTTACAAATCTGCATTTAACCCAGCAAAGTTTAAGTTTGTTGGACCTGTCTTCCTCCTGTTTCTTGACTGTGTTCATCAG ATTCATGAACAATTTCCGTGCTCTTTTGAATTTAGTGATagatttttgatatttttgtttgaacATGCATATGCATCTCAGTATG GGACGTTCTTGTGCAATAACGATGCAGAACGAATGAAAGTAAAGCTTCCAACAAAAACGATGTCATTATG GTCATATGTAAATAAGCCAAACATACTGGAGACATTCCTAAATCCACTGTACCAGCCAAATAATGCGGTATTATGGCCAAGTGTAGCTGCTCAGAGTTTG aCTTTATGGTCAAGTTTGTTTCAAAGATGGGAACTGGATTCAAGACCATTTGATGATGCCTACATGGAGATAGGAAAAATAAGAGAACAAGACAAGACTCTAAAGTCACAGGTACAATGGTTAAGAAG gGAGTTGGCAGAGTTACAAAAAGAGGCATTACACAGAGGACTCATCAGTGAATAG
- the LOC140057613 gene encoding myotubularin-related protein 9-like isoform X2: MEFVEFIKTPKVDNVVLHKRYQPRVEGTLCLTGHHLILSSRKTNTEELWLLHSNIDAIEKKLIGSMGQLTIKCKNFKVIQLDIPNVDDCLNVVSSIESLSNIETISMMYPFFYRPMSTEKTENGWEAYLPEIEFNKMDKDVWRLSTVNQSYQVCKTYPHAVVVPKTITDDMLKQSASFRHGGRFPVLSYYHKSNKTSLLRSSQPLTGQSDKRCKDDEKLLNACLDTSHRGYIIDTRSQNASLASRTKGGGFESESNYSQWRRINKPLEKYSNLQESFVKLLEACRDRGCSMDKWLTRLESCSWLDHVKELLTTSCLTAQCVDKEGACVLVHGSEGLDATLQITSLAQVILDPDCRTMRGFQALIEREWIQAGHPFTSRCYKSAFNPAKFKFVGPVFLLFLDCVHQIHEQFPCSFEFSDRFLIFLFEHAYASQYGTFLCNNDAERMKVKLPTKTMSLWSYVNKPNILETFLNPLYQPNNAVLWPSVAAQSLTLWSSLFQRWELDSRPFDDAYMEIGKIREQDKTLKSQVQWLRRELAELQKEALHRGLISE, from the exons ATGGAGTTTGTTGAGTTTATCAAAACGCCAAAAGTCGACAACGTCGTACTACACAAGCGATATCAGCCACGGGTCGAGGGAACGCTATGCCTCACTGGTCACCATCTTATTCTGTCATCAAGAAAAACAAACACAGAGGAACTCTGG CTTCTTCATAGCAATATTGATGCCATAGAAAAGAAGTTAATAGGGTCAATGGGTCAGCTGACCATCAAGTGCAAGAACTTTAAGGTCATTCAATTGGACATTCCAAATGTTGACGACTGTCTCAATGTGGTCAGTTCTATAGAATCACTCTCCAATATTG aaacTATAAGTATGATGTATCCATTCTTCTATCGTCCAATGAGTACAGAGAAAACTGAAAATGGTTGGGAAGCATACTTACCAGAGATTGAATTTAACAAGATGGACAAAGATGTGTGGCGGCTTAGCACTGTTAACCAATCATATCag gtaTGTAAAACATACCCCCATGCAGTAGTTGTACCCAAGACAATCACGGACGATATGTTGAAGCAGTCTGCTAGTTTTAGACATGGAGGGCGCTTTCCTGTGTTAAGTTATTATCACAAGAGTAATAAG aCAAGTTTGTTGAGATCTAGTCAGCCATTAACAGGCCAGAGTGATAAAAGGTGTAAAGATGACGAGAAACTGCTAAATGCGTGCCTCGACACTAGTCACCGTGGTTACATCATCGATACACGGTCACAAAATGCATCATTAGCATCTAGAACAAAAG gTGGAGGATTTGAGTCGGAATCAAATTATTCCCAGTGGAGAAGAATCAATAAACCCCTGGAAAAGTATTCAAATCTACAAGAAAGCTTTGTCAAGCTACTGGAag CATGTCGGGATAGGGGTTGTTCAATGGATAAGTGGCTGACGAGGTTAGAATCATGTAGTTGGCTAGATCATGTGAAGGAGTTACTGACAACGTCTTGTCTAACTGCCCAGTGTGTGGACAAAGAAG GTGCTTGTGTGCTAGTGCACGGCTCAGAAGGCCTAGATGCTACCTTACAAATAACATCACTAGCTCAAGTGATTCTTGACCCAGATTGCCGAACTATGCGAGG attCCAGGCTTTGATAGAAAGGGAGTGGATTCAAGCAGGCCATCCCTTCACAAGTCGCTGTTACAAATCTGCATTTAACCCAGCAAAGTTTAAGTTTGTTGGACCTGTCTTCCTCCTGTTTCTTGACTGTGTTCATCAG ATTCATGAACAATTTCCGTGCTCTTTTGAATTTAGTGATagatttttgatatttttgtttgaacATGCATATGCATCTCAGTATG GGACGTTCTTGTGCAATAACGATGCAGAACGAATGAAAGTAAAGCTTCCAACAAAAACGATGTCATTATG GTCATATGTAAATAAGCCAAACATACTGGAGACATTCCTAAATCCACTGTACCAGCCAAATAATGCGGTATTATGGCCAAGTGTAGCTGCTCAGAGTTTG aCTTTATGGTCAAGTTTGTTTCAAAGATGGGAACTGGATTCAAGACCATTTGATGATGCCTACATGGAGATAGGAAAAATAAGAGAACAAGACAAGACTCTAAAGTCACAGGTACAATGGTTAAGAAG gGAGTTGGCAGAGTTACAAAAAGAGGCATTACACAGAGGACTCATCAGTGAATAG
- the LOC140057598 gene encoding uncharacterized protein isoform X1: MPRWNSPKRRRNSSSGSPQGDRYGTKKRFASRSRSRSMDRKRSSQYNKSSSPRYRPQNRSKYDQPQRKVSPVPKKTQRNRSYSPEENQRKLKRDGYRRESYSPENKRNRSVTPKKRSRNEESDAKAQRKPRSSPDQYDNRSRGKDANRRGSDEYKQSKRRKEGKRYKERNESRSSSPSPQPPQRTGSRKKHHDIDPSEIRININTAKPSPPRNIFNVEALVIPRRKDEGTKPIFDRPELRQRSYYDTQDNMDEERRVVSVKNTKDTTGYMPNIPQQKQHHMEQVSNVGHYQSNNTMFQYSSLSNQEIGITGAKYNQNPYQAPPPQPQQHQTYNQIDHQPHNVVQGNLQPQRNDDQMYGLPTGDLRHCIKSRRSPNKDHSRKESSKERSYQRSRSKSQQGSRKMSAPSEDHSVNDRLRKLADQSENKLPNFRKELNEIEKWKFDPTSIPRSNQYFEHDDRERTDKALSSKPKPEFSKFRKRGSSTFRGFSRGSSFAGRGFAGRKGFSGRGSSRGTAFFNRGPKRSSPSWKHDMYDGKKGSKTSKVIDKRTKTSRKEHDKRSNVSRK; this comes from the exons ATGCCACGCTGGAATTCTCCTAAACGGCGCAGGAATTCAAGTTCAGGATCCCCACAAGGTGATAGGTATGGTACAAAAAAAAG gtTTGCGTCCAGGTCAAGATCAAGATCTATGGATAGGAAGAGATCATCACAATATAATAAAAGTTCATCTCCAAGATATAGACCTCAGAATAGATCAAAATATGACCAGCCACAACGAAAAGTGTCACCAGTACCAAAGAAAACACAGCGCAACCGATCATATTCACCAGAGGAAAATCAGAGAAAACTTAAAAGAGATGGTTATAGGCGTGAATCTTACTCCCctgaaaataaaagaaacagaTCTGTTACTCCAAAGAAACGCAGCAGGAATGAAGAGTCTGATGCAAAAGCTCAGAGGAAACCACGTTCCTCACCTGATCAGTATGACAACAGAAGTCGAGGAAAAGATGCAAATAGAAGAGGTTCAGATGAATATAAGCAgtcaaaaagaagaaaagaaggAAAAAGATATAAAGAAAGAAATGAAAGCAGATCTTCATCTCCATCACCACAACCACCACAAAGAACAGGCAGCAGGAAGAAACACCATGACATAGATCCTTCTGAAATACGAATCAACATTAATACTGCAAAGCCATCTCCACCACGTAACATATTTAACGTGGAGGCACTGGTGATTCCTCGTAGGAAGGATGAAGGTACCAAGCCAATATTTGATCGTCCAGAATTACGGCAGAGATCGTATTATGATACTCAAGATAATATGGATGAAGAACGTAGAGTGGTTTCGGTGAAAAACACTAAAGACACAACTGGTTACATGCCGAATATACCACAGCAGAAACAACACCATATGGAACAAGTCAGTAACGTTGGTCATTATCAGAGTAACAATACAATGTTTCAATATAGCTCATTGTCAAATCAGGAAATTGGTATAACTGGAGCCAAGTACAACCAAAATCCTTACCAAGCGCCACCGCCGCAGCCACAACAGCACCAAACATATAACCAGATTGATCATCAACCACACAATGTGGTCCAGGGAAACCTTCAGCCTCAAAGAAATGATGACCAGATGTATGGCTTGCCGACAGGAGATCTGAGACATTGTATTAAGTCACGGAGATCTCCTAATAAAGACCACTCTCGTAAAGAGAGTAGCAAAGAAAGAAGTTACCAGAGATCACGATCAAAATCTCAGCAAGGTTCTAGAAAGATGAGTGCTCCGTCAGAAGATCATTCTGTGAACGATAGATTGAGGAAGTTAGCAGACCAATCCGAAAATAAACTACCAAATTTTCGTAAGGAGTTGAATGAGATcgaaaaatggaaatttgatcCAACCAGTATACCAAGAAGTAATCAGTATTTTGAG CATGATGACCGAGAAAGAACGGATAAAGCTCTTTCTTCAAAGCCCAAACCAGAATTTTCTAAATTCAGGAAACGCGGCAGCTCTACTTTCCGTGGTTTTAGTAGAGGTTCAAGCTTTGCTGGTCGTGGGTTTGCGGGTAGAAAGGGATTTTCTGGTCGTGGAAGCAGTCGAGGAACGGCTTTCTTTAATCGTGGTCCTAAACGAAGTTCACCAAGCTGGAAACATGATATGTATGATGGCAAGAAAGGTAGCAAGACATCAAAGGTTATTGACAAACGAACAAAGACTAGTAGAAAG GAGCATGATAAAAGATCAAATGTGTCCAGGAAGTAA
- the LOC140057598 gene encoding uncharacterized protein isoform X2, which produces MDRKRSSQYNKSSSPRYRPQNRSKYDQPQRKVSPVPKKTQRNRSYSPEENQRKLKRDGYRRESYSPENKRNRSVTPKKRSRNEESDAKAQRKPRSSPDQYDNRSRGKDANRRGSDEYKQSKRRKEGKRYKERNESRSSSPSPQPPQRTGSRKKHHDIDPSEIRININTAKPSPPRNIFNVEALVIPRRKDEGTKPIFDRPELRQRSYYDTQDNMDEERRVVSVKNTKDTTGYMPNIPQQKQHHMEQVSNVGHYQSNNTMFQYSSLSNQEIGITGAKYNQNPYQAPPPQPQQHQTYNQIDHQPHNVVQGNLQPQRNDDQMYGLPTGDLRHCIKSRRSPNKDHSRKESSKERSYQRSRSKSQQGSRKMSAPSEDHSVNDRLRKLADQSENKLPNFRKELNEIEKWKFDPTSIPRSNQYFEHDDRERTDKALSSKPKPEFSKFRKRGSSTFRGFSRGSSFAGRGFAGRKGFSGRGSSRGTAFFNRGPKRSSPSWKHDMYDGKKGSKTSKVIDKRTKTSRKEHDKRSNVSRK; this is translated from the exons ATGGATAGGAAGAGATCATCACAATATAATAAAAGTTCATCTCCAAGATATAGACCTCAGAATAGATCAAAATATGACCAGCCACAACGAAAAGTGTCACCAGTACCAAAGAAAACACAGCGCAACCGATCATATTCACCAGAGGAAAATCAGAGAAAACTTAAAAGAGATGGTTATAGGCGTGAATCTTACTCCCctgaaaataaaagaaacagaTCTGTTACTCCAAAGAAACGCAGCAGGAATGAAGAGTCTGATGCAAAAGCTCAGAGGAAACCACGTTCCTCACCTGATCAGTATGACAACAGAAGTCGAGGAAAAGATGCAAATAGAAGAGGTTCAGATGAATATAAGCAgtcaaaaagaagaaaagaaggAAAAAGATATAAAGAAAGAAATGAAAGCAGATCTTCATCTCCATCACCACAACCACCACAAAGAACAGGCAGCAGGAAGAAACACCATGACATAGATCCTTCTGAAATACGAATCAACATTAATACTGCAAAGCCATCTCCACCACGTAACATATTTAACGTGGAGGCACTGGTGATTCCTCGTAGGAAGGATGAAGGTACCAAGCCAATATTTGATCGTCCAGAATTACGGCAGAGATCGTATTATGATACTCAAGATAATATGGATGAAGAACGTAGAGTGGTTTCGGTGAAAAACACTAAAGACACAACTGGTTACATGCCGAATATACCACAGCAGAAACAACACCATATGGAACAAGTCAGTAACGTTGGTCATTATCAGAGTAACAATACAATGTTTCAATATAGCTCATTGTCAAATCAGGAAATTGGTATAACTGGAGCCAAGTACAACCAAAATCCTTACCAAGCGCCACCGCCGCAGCCACAACAGCACCAAACATATAACCAGATTGATCATCAACCACACAATGTGGTCCAGGGAAACCTTCAGCCTCAAAGAAATGATGACCAGATGTATGGCTTGCCGACAGGAGATCTGAGACATTGTATTAAGTCACGGAGATCTCCTAATAAAGACCACTCTCGTAAAGAGAGTAGCAAAGAAAGAAGTTACCAGAGATCACGATCAAAATCTCAGCAAGGTTCTAGAAAGATGAGTGCTCCGTCAGAAGATCATTCTGTGAACGATAGATTGAGGAAGTTAGCAGACCAATCCGAAAATAAACTACCAAATTTTCGTAAGGAGTTGAATGAGATcgaaaaatggaaatttgatcCAACCAGTATACCAAGAAGTAATCAGTATTTTGAG CATGATGACCGAGAAAGAACGGATAAAGCTCTTTCTTCAAAGCCCAAACCAGAATTTTCTAAATTCAGGAAACGCGGCAGCTCTACTTTCCGTGGTTTTAGTAGAGGTTCAAGCTTTGCTGGTCGTGGGTTTGCGGGTAGAAAGGGATTTTCTGGTCGTGGAAGCAGTCGAGGAACGGCTTTCTTTAATCGTGGTCCTAAACGAAGTTCACCAAGCTGGAAACATGATATGTATGATGGCAAGAAAGGTAGCAAGACATCAAAGGTTATTGACAAACGAACAAAGACTAGTAGAAAG GAGCATGATAAAAGATCAAATGTGTCCAGGAAGTAA